The nucleotide sequence ACGCGCTGGGTGCGGGTACGCAGCCTGGCCGGGGAGCCGTGCCGGGTCCGCCACTCGATCGGCGGCCGGGTCGCGGTCGCCGGGGTCGGGGGCCCCGCGCCGAAGTGGCGTGACCTGGGGAACGGCGAGATCGAGCTGGAGCTGGACCGGGAGGACGAGGCAGTGATCTATCCGGCGGGCACCCGGCCGGACTTCCGGATCGCCCCGGTGAAAGTCACCACCCCGGCCGAGCCCTGGGGCCTGCCGGAGCTGCCGCAGGCGGGCGCGGTCACCCAGCTCGATCTGACCGGGCACTTCGACAACGACGCCATCACCACCGAGATGTACTACGGGGACGGCGACTTCGACGGTGCGGGCCGCACCTATCCGATGGCGCAGCTCCCGCAGACCGGGCAGACCGAGGACGACGGGATCACCTTCGCGTTCACCAACGGCAGCGAGGGCTCCGACAACAACGTCATCGCGGCGGGCCAGCAGATCACGGTCCCGGCGGGCAGCTACACGAAGCTGCATGTACTGGGCGCGGGCGACACCGGCAATGTGTCCGTGCCCGCCCGGGCCACGTACGCCGACGGCTCCACGGGCACACTGACCATCCAGCTCACGGGCTGGATGTCGGGTCCGGCGTACGGCGAGACGGAGGCGGTGCGGACCGGCCAGATCCACACCCGCACCGGCCCGTTGGGCACCAGGGCCGCGATCTTCCACCAGGTGGTGGAGCTGGACCCGGCCAAGGAGCTGTCGGCGATCACGCTGACCGCCCCCTCGGGCACCGCACGGGCCCATGTCTTCGCGCTCTCGCTGGAGAAGAACGACTGACGAAACGCGCATAACCGCATACCCACCGTGACGGCCGCCCTGCCCAGGGCGGCCGTTATTGCTCATGTGTGCAGCCGAGATGACAACTGAGGGAATTTGTTGGCACGCAGTGTCTTGCGAGGTGGCACAGCGTGCCATACCGTGAGTGGAGTCCGGGCGGCCGGCGCACTGCCAACCTTCGTGCGTCGGCTGTCCCCGCAAACCGCTTTGTGCGCCCGGACAACGCCTGCGTCACCAGGCAACCGGCGCCACCCGCGCCGCATCGAGCACCACCTCCGCCGAACCGACGGCACCGCATCAGCATCACCCGTCACGAGCCCAGCGTTCCCTCAGGCGTCCCCCCTGGACGCCTCGCCGGAGGCACCGATGAACGAGATACTTGACGCGATCCTGGCGTCGGACACAGCACCCGAGGACTTCGCGGCACTGCGCATCCCCGAGTCGTACCGCGCGGTGACCGTGCGCAAGGACGAGGCCGAGATGTTCGCGGGCCTCACCACCCGGGAGAAGGACCCCCGCAAGTCGTTGCACGTGGACGAGGTGCCGGTGCCGGAGCTCGGCCCCGGAGAGGCACTCGTCGCCGTGATGGCCAGCTCGGTCAACTACAACTCCGTGTGGACCTCGATCTTCGAACCGCTGCCGACCTTCGGTTTCCTGGAGCGGTACGGCAAGCTCTCCCCCCTGGCCAAGCGGCACGATCTGCCGTACCACATCATCGGCTCCGACCTCGCGGGCGTCGTGCTGCGCACCGGCCCCGGTGTGAACGCCTGGCAGCCGGGCGCCGAGGTCGTCGCGCACTGTCTGTCGGTCGAACTGGAGAGTTCCGACGGCCACAACGACACCATGCTCGACCCCGAGCAGCGCATCTGGGGCTTCGAGACCAACTTCGGCGGGCTCGCCGAGATCGCCCTGGTCAAGTCCAACCAGCTGATGCCCAAGCCCAAGCATCTGAGCTGGGAGGAGGCGGCCGCCCCGGGCCTGGTCAACTCCACCGCCTACCGGCAGCTCGTCTCCCGTAACGGCGCCGGGATGAAGCAGGGCGACAACGTCCTGATCTGGGGCGCGAGCGGCGGGCTCGGCTCCTACGCCACCCAGTTCGCGCTGGCCGGCGGGGCCAATCCGGTCTGCGTGGTCTCCTCGCCGCAGAAGGCCGAGATCTGCCGGCGGATGGGCGCCGAGGCGATCATCGACCGCACGGCGGAGGACTACGCGTTCTGGAAGGACGACGGCACCCAGGACCCGCGCGAGTGGAAGCGGTTCGGCAAGAAGATCCGCGAGCTGACCGGCGGCGAGGACGTGGACATCGTCTTCGAGCACCCGGGCCGGGAGACCTTCGGCGCCTCGGTCTATGTCACCCGTAAGGGCGGCACGATCGTCACCTGCGCGTCGACCTCCGGCTACACCCACGAGTACGACAACCGCTACCTGTGGATGCAGCTCAAGCGGATCATCGGCTCGCACTTCGCCAACTACCGCGAGGCGTGGGAGGCCAACCGCCTGATCGCCAAGGGCAAGATCCACCCGACGCTGTCCAGGACCTACCGGCTGGAGGACACCGGACAGGCCGCGCACGACGTCCACCGCAACCTCCACCAGGGCAAGGTCGGCGTGCTGTGCCTGGCCCCCGAGGAGGGCATGGGCGTGCGCGACCAGGCGATGCGCGAGCAGCACATCGACGCCATCAACCTGTTCCGCGACTCCTCGGAGCGGACCAACAAGCACAGCCGGGACATCTGATGAGTGGCACACCTCGCCCCAAGGACCGGCCCTGGCTGATGCGCACCTACGCCGGGCACTCCACCGCCGAGGCGTCCAACGAGCTGTACCGGCGCAACTTGGCCAAGGGCCAGACCGGGCTCTCGGTCGCCTTCGACCTGCCCACCCAGACCGGCTACGACCCCGACCACATCCTCGCCCGCGGCGAGGTGGGCCGGGTCGGGGTCCCGGTCTCGCATCTGGGCGACATGCGGCGGCTGTTCCAGGAGATCCCCCTGGAGCGGATGAACACCTCCATGACCATCAACGCGACCGCGATGTGGCTGCTGGCGCTGTATCAGGTCGTCGCGGAGGAGCACGGCGCGGACATCGGCAAGCTCCAGGGGACGACGCAGAACGACATCGTCAAGGAGTACCTCTCGCGCGGTACGCATGTCTTTCCGCCGGGTCCGAGCCTGCGGCTGACCACCGACATGATCGCGTACACGGTGAACCACATCCCCAAGTGGAACCCGATCAACATCTGCAGTTACCACTTGCAGGAGGCCGGGGCCACTCCGGTGCAGGAGATCGCCTTCGCGATGTCCACGGCGATCGCCGTCCTGGACGCGGTGTTCGCCTCCGGCCAGGTTCCCGAGGACCGTAAGGGCGACGTGGTGGCCCGGATCTCCTTCTTCGTGAACGCGGGCGTCCGCTTCATCGAGGAGATGTGCAAGATGCGCGCCTTCGGCCGCATCTGGGACCGGATCACCCGTGAGCGGTACGGCATCGAGAACCCCAAACAGCGCCGGTTCCGCTACGGCGTCCAGGTGAACTCGCTCGGCCTGACCGAGGCCCAGCCGGAGAACAACGTCCAGCGCATCGTCCTGGAGATGCTGGCCGTCACCCTTTCCAAGGACGCCCGCGCCCGCGCCGTCCAGCTCCCGGCCTGGAACGAGGCGCTGGGCCTCCCCCGCCCCTGGGACCAGCAGTGGTCGCTGCGCATCCAGCAGGTCCTCGCCCTGGAGAGCGATCTGCTGGAGTACGACGACATCTTCGAGGGCTCCCATGTGATCGAGTCCAAGGTCGCCGCGCTGGTCGAGGAGACCGAGGCCGAGATCGAGCGGATCGAGAAGATGGGCGGGGCGATGGCCGCCGTCGAGTCCGGCTACCTCAAGGCGCAGCTCGTGGCCTCCCACTCCGAGCGCCGGGCGCGGATCGAGGCGGGCGAAGAGAAGATCATCGGCGTCAACTGCTACGAGTCCACCGAGCCCAATCCGCTCACCGCCGATCTCGACACCGCGATCATGACGGTGGACCCGGAGAACGAGGCGCGGGTGGTCTCGGCCCTGCACGCCTGGCGCGAGCGGCGCGACGAGGGCCCCGCCCAGGAGGCCCTCACCGCCCTCCGTAAGGCCGCCGCGGGGACCGAGAACCTGATGCCGGCGACCCTGGCCTGTGCCCGCGCGGGCGTGACCACCGGGGAGTGGTCCTGGGCGCTGCGCGATGTCTTCGGCGAGTACCGCGCCCCCACCGGGGTCGGCGGCGCGCCCCTGGCCGTCGCCGCGGAGGCGGGCTCCCTGCTGTCCTCCGTCCGCGAGAAGGTCGAGAAGACGGCGGCCGAGCTCGGCGGCGGCAGGCTGCGGCTGCTGGTCGGCAAGCCCGGTCTGGACGGGCACAGCAACGGCGCCGAGCAGATCGCCGTACGGGCCAGGGACGCCGGTTTCGAGGTGGTCTACCAGGGGATCCGGCTCACCCCCGAGCAGATCGTCTCGGCGGCCGTGGCCGAGGATGTGCACTGCGTCGGCCTGTCCATCCTGTCCGGTTCGCATGCCGAGCTGGTGCCGGACGTCCTGGTGCGGCTGCGCGACGCGGGCGCCCAGGAGATCCCCGTCATCGTCGGCGGGATCATCCCGGCCACGGACGCGGCCGCGCTGCGGGCCGCGGGTGTCGCCGCCGTTTTCACCCCAAAGGACTTCGGTATCACGGAGATCATCGGCCGTATTGTCGATGAGATCCGCGCCGCGAACACGCTTCCCCCTCTGGAGGTTCTCGTATGACCGCCCCCGACCGCGCAGATGCCGCGACCCGTCTGCGCCCTCGCCGCTCCTGCCTGGCCGTCCCCGGCTCCAATCCGCGCTTCCTGGAGAAGGCCCAGGGGCTCGCGGCCGACCAGGTCTTCCTGGACCTGGAGGACGCCTGTGCGCCGCTGGCCAAGGAGGACGCCCGGCACACCATCGTCAAGGCGCTGAACGAGGGCGACTGGACCGGTAAGACCCGGGTGGTGCGGGTCAACGACTGGACCACCCACTGGACGTACCGGGACGTCATCACGGTTGTCGAGGGCGCGGGTCCCAACCTGGACTGCATCATGCTGCCCAAGGTGCAGGACGCCCAGCAGGTGATCGCGCTGGACCTGCTGCTCACCCAGATCGAGAAGACGATGGGCTTCGAGGTCGGGCGGATCGGCATCGAGGCGCAGATCGAGAACGCCAAGGGCCTGGTCAACGTGGACGAGATCGCGGGCGCCTCGTCGCGCCTGGAGACCATCGTCTTCGGCCCGGCCGACTTCATGGCGTCCATCAACATGAAGTCGCTGGTCGTGGGCGAGCAGCCGCCCGGCTATCCGGCGGACGCCTATCACTACATCCTGATGCGGATCCTGATGGCGGCCCGCACCCATGACCTCCAGGCGATCGACGGCCCCTACCTGCAGATCCGGAACGTGGACGGCTTCCGCGAGGTGGCCGGGCGCGCGGCCGCCCTCGGCTACGACGGCAAGTGGGTGCTGCACCCCGGCCAGGTGGAGGCGGCCAACGAGGTCTTCTCGCCGTCCCAGGAGGACTACGACCACGCCGAGCTGATCCTGGACGCCTATGACTACTGCACCTCGGCGGAAGGCGGCATGAAGGGCTCGGCGATGCTCGGCGACGAGATGATCGACGAGGCCAGCCGCAAGATGGCCCTGGTCGTCGCGGGCAAGGGCCGCGCGGCCGGGATGACCCGTACGTCCACCTTCCAGCCCCCGGAGGCATGAGCCATGCAGTTCGGCCGTACCTATGAGGAGTTCACGGTGGGCGACGTCTACCGGCACTGGCCGGGGAAGACGGTCACCGAGTACGACGACCACCTTTTCTGTCTGCTCACCATGAACCACCACCCGCTGCACATGGACAGCAACTACGCCGAGAAGACGACCGATTTCGGCAAAAACGTGGTGGTCGGGAACTACATCTACTCACTGCTCCTGGGGATGTCCGTCCCCGATGTCTCCGGAAAGGCCATCGCCAATCTGGAGGTCGAGTCGCTACGGCATGTCGCGCCCACCTTCCACGGCGACACGATCTACGGCGAGACGACGGTCCTCGACAAGACGCCGTCGAAGTCCAAGACGGACCGGGGCATCGTGCATGTGGAGACCAAGGGCTACAAGCAGGACGGCACCCTGGTCTGCATCTTCCGGCGCAAGGTGATGGTGCCGACCGCCACGTACATCAAGGAGCGGGGCGGCGAGCAGCCGGGCCGCCCGGAGCTGGGAGAGCAGTGATATGAGCCGCCTGGCGCAGACCGAGGGCCTGACCGACATCCAGCGGGAGATCCTCTCCACGGTCAGGGATTTTGTCGACAAGGAGATCCTGCCGGTCGCGACGGAACTGGAACATCGCGATGAATATCCGACCGCGATCGTCGAAGGACTGAAGGAGCTCGGCCTCTTCGGGCTGATGATCCCGGAGGAATACGGCGGTCTGGGTGAGTCACTGCTCACCTACGCGCTGTGCGTGGAGGAGATCGCACGCGGCTGGATGAGCGTCTCGGGCATCATCAACACCCACTTCATCGTGGCGTACATGCTCAAGCAGCACGGCACCGAGGAACAGAAGGAGTATTTCCTTCCCAAGATGGCGCTGGGCGAGATCCGGGGCGCCTTCTCGATGTCGGAGCCGGGCCTGGGTTCGGATGTGTCGGCGATCACCAGCAAGGCGGTGCGGGACGGCGACGAGTACGTCCTGAACGGGCAGAAGATGTGGCTGACCAACGGCGGCACCTCCACTCTGGTGGCGGTCCTGTGCCGGACCGGTGACGCCCAGGAGGGGGTCGCGCCGCACAAGGCGATGACCACCTTCCTGATCGAGAAGGAGCCGGGCTTCGGCGAGGTCCGGCCCGGTCTGACCATCCCCGGCAAGATCGACAAGATGGGCTACAAGGGCGTCGACACCACCGAGCTCATCATGGACGGACTGCGCATTCCGGCCGATCGGGTGCTCGGCGGGATGCCGAACCGAGGTTTTTACCAAATGATGGACGGAGTCGAGGTCGGCCGGGTGAATGTCGCCGCCCGCGGCTCTGGTGTGGCGCGGCGCGCATTCGAGCTGGGCGTTGCATACGCACAGCAGCGGCATACCTTCGGTAAGCCGATCGCGCAGCACCAGGCCATCCAGTTCAAACTGGCCGAAATGGGAACAAAGGTCGAGGCGGCCCATGCGATGATGGTCAATGCGGCCCGGAAGAAGGATTCGGGCGCACGCAACGACCTCGAAGCGGGAATGGCCAAGTACCTCGCGTCGGAGTACTGCAAAGAGGTCGTGGAGGACGCCTTCCGCATCCACGGCGGGTACGGCTTCTCCAAGGAATACGAGATCGAGCGCCTCTACCGAGAGGCACCGATGCTTCTCATCGGCGAAGGTACCGCCGAGATTCAGAAAATGATTATTGGACGGAGGCTCCTGGAGGAATACCGAACCCAAGGCTGAACGTCCCTTTTGGGGTGGTATCCGAGAGAAGAAGGTCACACCGCGCCGAGGGTCTTCGGTCACTGACCAGCCACCGACAGGCCCCGGCGCTTGCCCAGTTACCGCTCGCAACCGATACCATCCGTGAAAGCCGCCGTCCCCAGTCTTGCGTCGCGGCATCCTCCGCTACGAAGGTCATCCATGCCCCACAGCCAATCCTCTGCACAACGCGACAGCCCGGTCGGTGTACGCCTCGCGCGCGGAGCATCGCCGTGGCTCCTCCCGACCGTCGCCACCGCGGCGGTCAGTCTTGCTCGGGCCCGCCGCTCCGGACGCTGGACGGCGGTCGCCGTGCCCGCCACCGCGCTCGCGGCGGGCATGCTGTGGTTCTTCCGCGACCCCGAGAGAGAGATCACGCAAGGCCGTGTGATCTCTCCGGCCGACGGTGTGGTGCAGAGCATCATGCCGTGGAAGGACGGGCGCACCCGCGTCGCCATCTTCATGAGCCCGCTCAATGTCCACGTCAACCGCGCCCCGCTGGCCGGCACGGTGACCTCCGTGGAGCACATCCCCGGCGGCTTCGTTCCCGCGTTCAACAAGGAGAGCGAGAACAACGAGCGGGTCGTCTGGCACTTCGACACCGAGCTCGGCGACATCGAGATGGTCCAGATCGCCGGTGCGGTCGCCCGGCGTATCGTGCCCTATGTGCCACAGGGCACGAAGGTCGAACAGGGTGAGCGGATCGGTCTCATCCGCTTCGGCTCGCGGGTCGACATCTACCTTCCCGAGGGTGTCGATGTCGCGGTCGAGGTCGGCCAGGCCACCACCGCGGGGGTGACACGCCTTGACCGTGATTGATCCCGACACACAGGCCGCCTGGGTCCCCGAGGCCGAGGTGGACGCCGTCGACGAGACGGACGACATGCCGCTGTCGACGCGACTGTCGATAGCCGACACGCTGACCCTGGGCAACGCCACCTGTGGCTTCCTGGCGGTCTACTTCACCACCACCGGCGTCCTCATCCCGCACCTGACGGGCAGCGAGGACGGCGGGATGACCCGGCACAGCGCGGCGTCGGCCGTGATGCTGATGCTGCTCGCCTCCGTCTTCGACCTCTTCGACGGACTGGTCGCGCGGAAGCTGCGCAGCTCGGCGATGGGCGCGGAGCTGGACAACCTCTCCGACCTGATCAGCTTCGGCCTGGCCCCCGCGTACTTCGTCCTCGTCTGGGGCATGGTCTCCGACGACGCGTATCAGCGGGTCTCGGTGGTGGGCGCGATCGTGGTGCTGCTGGCGGTGGTGCTACGGCTTGCCAGATTCTCCTGTGTCACGCTGCGTGACGGCGTCTTCCAGGGCATGCCGAGCCCCTTCGGCGCCCTGACGGTGGTCTCGGTGGTCCTGCTGGGCCTGCCGTTCGTGCCGACGCTGCTCGCGATCATCGGCGTCGCCTGGCTGATGGTGAGCCGGGTGGAGTACCCCAAGCCGCGCGGCCGGCTCGCGGTGGCCATGCTCGGCTGGATCGTCACCAGCATGGCGCTGCTGGCGGCCTGGGCCTTCGAGGCCCCCGGCGGCGAGCTGCTGCTCCAGTCGGCCTGCGCCCTGCAGGTCGTCATGGGCGCGGTGATCCCCCTCTTCGCCACGGCCCGCCGGGTGAACGCCTTCCGTGACAACCGCCGTGAGGCGAGGGCAGCGCAGCTGCCGTAGCGGCCTTCGGCCGCACCTGCCGGATGGGGTGGGCCCGAGCATCGCGCTCGGGCCCACCCCATCCGGCTTTCCCCGGCCCGCCCGCGCAGCGCCTTGACCTCGGGTACCACCCGGCCAGCCCTCGTGCATCACCGACTTGCGCGCCGCGCCAGTCGTCCAGGTCGACCGCCACGAGGCGGCGAGCCCACCAGCCGTCGCGTGGGGGTGGGTTTCCCGCGCGGGCCCACGACGTCCGGGGGACGACTGGCGTTACGGCCCGACGTCGAGGATGCGCACCGTCCGCCCTTTCCACTCGTCCGCCGCGGCCGTCGCGACCCTCGCCCCATCGGGGCGCTCTGGGGTCGGCTGAGCAACGTAGGACGTATGGGCAATCGCCCACCCGGCAGGGTCGCGCGCCACCGCGAGGGCAGCAGGCAGGTCCAGGTCCAGGATCCTGAGGCTGGGCAGAGCCGCGAGGTGCTCGGCCGTCCCAGGTCGGGCGCGGTCGGCCTCGACAAGGGCACAGGCGGGTGCGTAGAGGAACCAGCCCGGCTCCGCGTGAGCCCGGTGGACCAGGCGGGAGAGCAGGACATTGCCCCGCCCGGCGGCCACCATGGCCGTGTCGTCCAAAACGATGTGCAGAACGTCGGTCACCGGGGAGCCGCCTCACCCAGACGCCGGTCCAGGTCGGCGTCGAGGTCTGCGATATCGGCTTCGCTCGGGTCGTATCCGTTCCACTCACGCAGCACGGCGCGCGCCTTCTCGGCTCGCTCGGCGCGCTCGGCGGGGGTCAGCGCGGTCTCGGCAATACGAGCCAGGTAGGCCCGTAGCGAGAGCCCCTCGGCTGCCGCTATCTCCGCGAGCCGGTCTCGCGCCTCTGCGGGGATGCGGATGTTGGCGTCGGCCATGACAAGGCTCCTTCTGCTCATGACGGAAAGCGTACGGGTACGTACCCACACCCGTACCCAACTTCCTCGAGCCGATAAGCCTCAGGTCAGGAAGTCCGTCGCCAGGCGTTCTGCCGCGCGTTCCAGGAGGGGGCCGGCCTCCGCGATGCAGCGGGCCGGGTCCGGCTCCAGGTCGGTGAGGGGGTAGGCGCGGCGGATGCCCGCGTTGCCCAGGGCCACCGGGGCGAGGGCCAGACGGCCGCAGACCGCGACCACCTCGATGCCCCGCGCCCGGGCCGCCGCCGCGACGCCCGCCGGGGCCTTGCCGTGCAGGGTC is from Streptomyces hygroscopicus and encodes:
- a CDS encoding NADPH:quinone reductase, giving the protein MNEILDAILASDTAPEDFAALRIPESYRAVTVRKDEAEMFAGLTTREKDPRKSLHVDEVPVPELGPGEALVAVMASSVNYNSVWTSIFEPLPTFGFLERYGKLSPLAKRHDLPYHIIGSDLAGVVLRTGPGVNAWQPGAEVVAHCLSVELESSDGHNDTMLDPEQRIWGFETNFGGLAEIALVKSNQLMPKPKHLSWEEAAAPGLVNSTAYRQLVSRNGAGMKQGDNVLIWGASGGLGSYATQFALAGGANPVCVVSSPQKAEICRRMGAEAIIDRTAEDYAFWKDDGTQDPREWKRFGKKIRELTGGEDVDIVFEHPGRETFGASVYVTRKGGTIVTCASTSGYTHEYDNRYLWMQLKRIIGSHFANYREAWEANRLIAKGKIHPTLSRTYRLEDTGQAAHDVHRNLHQGKVGVLCLAPEEGMGVRDQAMREQHIDAINLFRDSSERTNKHSRDI
- a CDS encoding protein meaA, translating into MSGTPRPKDRPWLMRTYAGHSTAEASNELYRRNLAKGQTGLSVAFDLPTQTGYDPDHILARGEVGRVGVPVSHLGDMRRLFQEIPLERMNTSMTINATAMWLLALYQVVAEEHGADIGKLQGTTQNDIVKEYLSRGTHVFPPGPSLRLTTDMIAYTVNHIPKWNPINICSYHLQEAGATPVQEIAFAMSTAIAVLDAVFASGQVPEDRKGDVVARISFFVNAGVRFIEEMCKMRAFGRIWDRITRERYGIENPKQRRFRYGVQVNSLGLTEAQPENNVQRIVLEMLAVTLSKDARARAVQLPAWNEALGLPRPWDQQWSLRIQQVLALESDLLEYDDIFEGSHVIESKVAALVEETEAEIERIEKMGGAMAAVESGYLKAQLVASHSERRARIEAGEEKIIGVNCYESTEPNPLTADLDTAIMTVDPENEARVVSALHAWRERRDEGPAQEALTALRKAAAGTENLMPATLACARAGVTTGEWSWALRDVFGEYRAPTGVGGAPLAVAAEAGSLLSSVREKVEKTAAELGGGRLRLLVGKPGLDGHSNGAEQIAVRARDAGFEVVYQGIRLTPEQIVSAAVAEDVHCVGLSILSGSHAELVPDVLVRLRDAGAQEIPVIVGGIIPATDAAALRAAGVAAVFTPKDFGITEIIGRIVDEIRAANTLPPLEVLV
- a CDS encoding HpcH/HpaI aldolase; translation: MTAPDRADAATRLRPRRSCLAVPGSNPRFLEKAQGLAADQVFLDLEDACAPLAKEDARHTIVKALNEGDWTGKTRVVRVNDWTTHWTYRDVITVVEGAGPNLDCIMLPKVQDAQQVIALDLLLTQIEKTMGFEVGRIGIEAQIENAKGLVNVDEIAGASSRLETIVFGPADFMASINMKSLVVGEQPPGYPADAYHYILMRILMAARTHDLQAIDGPYLQIRNVDGFREVAGRAAALGYDGKWVLHPGQVEAANEVFSPSQEDYDHAELILDAYDYCTSAEGGMKGSAMLGDEMIDEASRKMALVVAGKGRAAGMTRTSTFQPPEA
- a CDS encoding MaoC family dehydratase; its protein translation is MQFGRTYEEFTVGDVYRHWPGKTVTEYDDHLFCLLTMNHHPLHMDSNYAEKTTDFGKNVVVGNYIYSLLLGMSVPDVSGKAIANLEVESLRHVAPTFHGDTIYGETTVLDKTPSKSKTDRGIVHVETKGYKQDGTLVCIFRRKVMVPTATYIKERGGEQPGRPELGEQ
- a CDS encoding acyl-CoA dehydrogenase — its product is MSRLAQTEGLTDIQREILSTVRDFVDKEILPVATELEHRDEYPTAIVEGLKELGLFGLMIPEEYGGLGESLLTYALCVEEIARGWMSVSGIINTHFIVAYMLKQHGTEEQKEYFLPKMALGEIRGAFSMSEPGLGSDVSAITSKAVRDGDEYVLNGQKMWLTNGGTSTLVAVLCRTGDAQEGVAPHKAMTTFLIEKEPGFGEVRPGLTIPGKIDKMGYKGVDTTELIMDGLRIPADRVLGGMPNRGFYQMMDGVEVGRVNVAARGSGVARRAFELGVAYAQQRHTFGKPIAQHQAIQFKLAEMGTKVEAAHAMMVNAARKKDSGARNDLEAGMAKYLASEYCKEVVEDAFRIHGGYGFSKEYEIERLYREAPMLLIGEGTAEIQKMIIGRRLLEEYRTQG
- a CDS encoding phosphatidylserine decarboxylase is translated as MPHSQSSAQRDSPVGVRLARGASPWLLPTVATAAVSLARARRSGRWTAVAVPATALAAGMLWFFRDPEREITQGRVISPADGVVQSIMPWKDGRTRVAIFMSPLNVHVNRAPLAGTVTSVEHIPGGFVPAFNKESENNERVVWHFDTELGDIEMVQIAGAVARRIVPYVPQGTKVEQGERIGLIRFGSRVDIYLPEGVDVAVEVGQATTAGVTRLDRD
- a CDS encoding phosphatidylserine synthase encodes the protein MTVIDPDTQAAWVPEAEVDAVDETDDMPLSTRLSIADTLTLGNATCGFLAVYFTTTGVLIPHLTGSEDGGMTRHSAASAVMLMLLASVFDLFDGLVARKLRSSAMGAELDNLSDLISFGLAPAYFVLVWGMVSDDAYQRVSVVGAIVVLLAVVLRLARFSCVTLRDGVFQGMPSPFGALTVVSVVLLGLPFVPTLLAIIGVAWLMVSRVEYPKPRGRLAVAMLGWIVTSMALLAAWAFEAPGGELLLQSACALQVVMGAVIPLFATARRVNAFRDNRREARAAQLP